One Rhizoctonia solani chromosome 2, complete sequence DNA segment encodes these proteins:
- a CDS encoding mitochondrial chaperone BCS1 has product MTTWTAHQHPIIHSVPVSPLVNQTDTSFNTENLSSVTSLSSLFTILLSFSGLRDWLKLFILGGSLEVLRRISSLSWGCFVGYFFVTVHLDNDDVAYDWMIIWLSLQPAWRKAREVQISSKDYGLNRNATIVVPGETSTTGDTRSVAYLPTYGSTHTMFFRRRWMRVTRTRQDLGEGCTRETLEVSILARDREVINQLLREAKEAYTSEDQNRVSIYTCDQYNCWHRSASRAKRPMQSIVLDPSIKNMIMEDAKDFMASENWYIEGNYKSGIPFRRGYLLHGAPGSGKTSLIHALAGELKLDVYVISLSRRGFDDARLHEIISDLPPRAIALIEDIDASFTTAVGVRGSSAGTATSGSDEGGGNSCWFAGCDRRNPALTRPGRMDVHVEFRLATKWQAKQLFKSFFPPVALSDSSHVDEIDSEQDKVSQSVSDSSGSTLVESEAPRSRTASTASIPSRPAFKSADGFVRSAPKLSAATVEYLAQQFANAIPEEEVSMAALQGHLMCHKRQPKEAVDSALEWISRERQAREAKQREAEGAATQIEPTNNPST; this is encoded by the exons ATGACGACTTGGACAGCACATCAGCATCCTATTATTCATTCGGTGCCAGTGTCTCCTCTGGTCAACCAGACGGACACAAGTTTTAATACGGAAAATCTGTCGTCGGTCACTAGTTTGAGCTCGCTGTTCACAATACTTCTTTCCTTTTCTGGATTACGGGATTGGCTAAAGCTCTTCATTCTGGGAGGCTCTCTCGAGGTTCTTCGTCGTATTTCGTCATTATCCTGGGGGTGTTTTGTAGGATATTTCTTCGTCACCGTCCACCTCGAC AACGACGACGTCGCTTACGATTGGATGATTATCTGGTTATCTCTTCAACCTGCCTGGCGTAAAGCCCGCGAGGTTCAGATATCCAGCAAAGACTATGGCCTTAACCGAAACGCAACGATCGTGGTTCCAGGTGAAACTAGTACCACAGGGGACACACGCTCCGTCGCCTATCTACCCACATATG GTTCAACCCACACTATGTTTTTCCGCCGCCGTTGGATGCGTGTGACTCGCACCAGACAAGATTTGGGCGAGGGATGCACGCGTGAAACTCTTGAAGTCAG CATTTTGGCCCGTGACCGAGAGGTTATCAATCAACTCCTCCGCGAGGCGAAAGAGGCATATACAAGCGAGGATCAGAACCGTGTATCAATCTACACATGTGATCA GTACAACTGTTGGCATCGGTCTGCATCTCGGGCCAAGCGTCCGATGCAATCGATTGTTCTCGACCCCAGCATAAAAAACATGATCATGGAGGATGCAAAAGACTTCATGGCCAGCGAAAACTG GTATATTGAGGGCAATTACAAATCAGGAATACCTTTCCGAAGAGGCTATTTACTGCATGGCGCCCCTGGTAGTGGAAAGACAAGTCTCATACATGCTCTTGCGGGGGAATTAAAGCTCGACGTTTACGTTATCTCACTTTCACGACGCGGTTTCGACGATGCAAGGCTGCATGAAATTATCTCCGATCTTCCACCACGTGCCATTGCCCTCATTGAAGATATAGACGCCAGTTTCACGACAGCCGTAGGCGTCCGAGGATCCTCGGCCGGTACGGCTACTTCCGGAAGCGATGAGGGGGGTGGTAACTCTTGCTGGTTTGCTGGCTGCGATCGACGGA ACCCGGCTCTCACTCGTCCAGGTCGAATGGACGTCCACGTAGAATTCCGCCTAGCCACCAAGTGGCAGGCCAAGCAACTCTTCAAGAGCTTCTTCCCCCCTGTGGCTCTTTCAGATTCTTCCCATGTGGATGAAATCGATTCGGAGCAAGACAAGGTCTCCCAATCAGTATCTGATTCTTCCGGTTCAACCCTGGTCGAGTCTGAAGCCCCACGTTCCCGTACTGCCAGTACTGCCTCGATCCCCTCCCGTCCTGCTTTCAAATCGGCCGATGGGTTCGTTCGCTCGGCACCCAAGCTTTCAGCTGCAACCGTGGAGTATCTGGCACAGCAGTTCGCTAATGCGATACCGGAAGAAGAAGTATCGATGGCTGCACTCCAAGGGCACCTGATGTGCCATAAAAGGCAGCCAAAGGAGGCAGTGGATTCAGCTCTGGAATGGATATCCCGGGAGCGCCAGGCCAGAGAGGCAAAGCAGAGAGAGGCCGAAGGAGCAGCTACCCAGATAGAGCCTACCAATAACCCGAGTACGTGA
- a CDS encoding PAP2 domain protein, producing the protein MSGDRRATRANPASRYHLTYHTPPQIIWGSIVGACVGMSHYLVTEFWPARSPNSPVGKLRSAILDSPISQWARIRDGWLIWSDGGKENEYTRWKAAWDARTQFSGQSVPERKGAKQL; encoded by the coding sequence ATGTCTGGAGATCGCCGCGCCACTAGAGCTAATCCTGCCTCTAGGTACCATCTTACATATCACACGCCTCCTCAGATCATTTGGGGCTCCATTGTCGGAGCATGCGTAGGCATGAGCCACTACCTTGTGACCGAGTTCTGGCCGGCACGTTCCCCGAATAGCCCAGTTGGAAAACTGCGTTCGGCTATCCTCGATTCTCCGATCTCTCAATGGGCTCGGATTCGGGACGGTTGGCTTATTTGGAGCGACGGGGGCAAAGAGAACGAATATACACGCTGGAAGGCTGCTTGGGACGCTCGGACCCAATTTTCAGGTCAGAGTGTGCCTGAAAGAAAGGGGGCAAAACAGCTATAG
- a CDS encoding cytochrome P450 family protein produces MPNTHLLFGLTAATGLIAYKLYKDRKTYELSLPPSPKSYPIIGHLLSTPTQYEHLEFMKIGEELGEKIFSMTVFGTTVVVLNDKDDAANLFDKRSTIYSDRTCPPMVQESSLFGWSDFGSLVGYSDRWRKYRRLMNPWLTKQAVAIHHEDQEHATRKLLQRLLERCEKAMCSDELEDEFFLSISATLLHSIYGYEAATSHDRFLVEAKEISLSYQKPCSLQSNKKGVPLMVTSLRADALKIGLTEDEADDYVAQIAITMFAGGTDTSVNTLIMFFMAMVLYPDVQKRAQAEIDSVLGHSRLPKVEDRAQLGYVDRVVQETLRWGPVTPLAVPHTCFKDDTYKGYRIPQGSVVTGNVWAMTRDETVYKDAEVFEPDRYLDPVTPASPVFGWGRRRCPGVHFAQSSLFVTIASILMMFDIGVAKSEDGKDILPSGRMINSIVLIPESFRLKLTPRSEKHEDLIRNSL; encoded by the exons ATGCCCAATACGCATCTACTCTTTGGATTGACTGCGGCTACTGGACTAATAGCGTACAAGCTTTACAAGGACAGGAAAACCTACGAGCTCAGCCTGCCACCCAGTCCCAAGTCATATCCCATAATCGGACATTTGTTATCTACCCCAACCCAGTACGAGCATCTTGAGTTCATgaaaattggagaagaacTTGGAG AAAAAATATTTTCTATGACTGTGTTTGGAACTACTGTCGTGGTACTGAATGACAAAGATGACGCAGCAAACCTATTTGACAAGCGCTCGACCATATATTCTGACAGAACTTGCCCTCCAATGGTCCAAGAGTCTTCATT GTTTGGCTGGAGTGATTTTGGTAGCCTTGTCGGCTATAGTGACCGTTGGCGAAAGTATAGGCGCTTGATGAACCCATGGTTAACCAAGCAAGCCGTGGCCATACACCATGAAGATCAGGAGCACGCTACAAGAAAGCTTTTGCAAAGGCTACTGGAGCGTTGTGAAAAAGCTATGTGTTCCGACGAATTGGAAGACGAATTTTTCCT ATCCATTTCCGCAACGCTACTCCATTCGATATATGGATACGAGGCAGCAACATCTCACGATCGCTTTCTGGTGGAGGCAAAGGAGATTTCTCTTTCCTATCAAAAGCCATGCTCCCTTCAA AGCAACAAGAAGGGTGTGCCTCTCATGGTTACGTCTCTGAGAGCAGATGCTCTGAAAATAGGCCTGACAGAAGACGAAGCCGACGATTATGTTGCACAGATTGCCATTACCATGTTTGCCG GAGGGACAGACACT AGTGTTAACACGCTGATCATGTTCTTCATGGCCATGGTGCTGTATCCGGATGTCCAGAAGAGAGCACAGGCAGAGATAGACTCGGTGTTAGGGCACTCTCGACTACCAAAGGTCGAAGATCGGGCTCAACTTGGGTACGTGGATAGAGTTGTTCAGGAAACACTCAGGTGGGGACCCGTTACCCCACTCG CTGTACCGCACACGTGCTTCAAAGATGATACATACAAAGGTTACCGGATACCCCAAGGATCTGTTGT AACGGGCAACGTCTG GGCTATGACTCGCGATGAAACAGTGTACAAGGACGCAGAGGTTTTCGAACCAGACCGATATTTAGATCCTGTTACCCCAGCTTCTCCAGTGTTTGGGTGGGGTCGTCG CCGCTGTCCGGGGGTCCACTTCGCGCAATCATCTCTTTTCGTTACAATTGCTTCTATCTTGATGATGTTCGATATTGGAGTGGCTAAAAGTGAGGATGGGAAGGATATCCTCCCCAGTGGTAGAATGATAAACTCGATAGTTCT TATTCCGGAATCCTTTAGACTCAAATTGACGCCTCGGTCAGAGAAACATGAAGATTTAATAAGAAATTCTCTTTAA
- a CDS encoding Retrotransposable element Tf2 protein gives MEAGLLFYQGNIVVLDIGSLQTDLLCIYHDSPLAGHPGRQQTLELIMCAYYWPGICADTYWHVDSCKTCQWIQKPKYLSIPLQPLELPTRPWQHISYNMIMDLPKDGNNNSILVIVDSFTKYVVLVECSKKLKALALADLFLQHIWKRYGMPEKTVSDHGRVFNNKFLKALYQRLGIDPHFSLAYHPQSDGQTEQVNPTIEHFLWAYSGINQKDWVKWLPMAEFALHSSTGRSPFKALYGWEPSLTPSNVPTDVPEADNMATQMEEQWQEIKAALQQSKTHMIARETGEPLEFKVGEEAWLDAKNVKLKTLSPKLTKQCLGPFKITKRISNRVYCLELLPSMRIHNVFYVGLLSKVKRDKKCTFENCPPPVTVDGEEEYKVEGITDAKERNRKWWFRVKWKGYRSEENTWEPWDNLKNAEKILKKYKEEMKKKALRGGAVL, from the exons ATGGAAGCAGGTTTATTGTTCTACCAAGGGAATATTGTAGTTCTGGACATAGGGTCCCTACAAACGGACCTATTATGCATCTACCATGACAGCCCCCTTGCAGGGCACCCTGGGAGGCAACAGACCCTGGAATTGATCATGTGCgcctactactggccaggcatCTGTGCTGACAcatattggcatgtggactcttgcaagacttgccaatgGATCCAGAAACCAAAGTACTTGTCAATACCCCTGCAACCCCTTGAGCTTCCCaccagaccctggcaacatatATCTTACAACATGATCATGGACTTGCCCAAGGATGGGAACAACAACTCAATCCTAGTCATTgtggacagcttcaccaagtatgtTGTCTTGGTggaatgctccaagaagctcaaagctcTGGCATTGGCAGATCTGTTCCTACAGCATATATGGAAACGCTATGGTATGCCTGAAAAAACTGTCTCAGACCAtggaagggtcttcaacaacaagttccttAAGGCATTGTACCAgcgcctgggaatagacccacacttctctttggcATATCACCCACAAAGTGATGGTCAAACAGAACAAGTGAACCCCACCATTGAACACTTCTTatgggcttactcagggatCAATcagaaagactgggtcaagtggctgcccatggcggaatttgctt tacatagcagcactgGCAGATCCCCATTCAAGGCActatatggatgggaaccttccCTAACCCCAAGTAAtgtcccaacagatgtccCTGAAGCAGACAATATGGCCACACAAATGGAAGAACAATGGCAAGAAATCAAAGCAGCTCTCCAGCAATCCAAGACACACATGATAGCCagagaaacaggagaaccactGGAATTCAAAGttggagaagaggcctgGTTAGACGCAAAAAATGTAAAActgaagaccctgagtcccaaaTTAACCAAGCAAtgcctaggccccttcaaaataACCAAAAGAATCTCCAATAGGGTGTACTGCTTGGAACTTCTGCCAtccatgagaatccacaatgtcttctatgtggggcTTCtgtctaaagtcaaaagggacaagaagtgcacctttgaaaattgcccaccaccagtcaccgtggatggagaagaagaatacaaagttgaaGGTATAACAGACGCCAAGGAGCGTAACAGAAAATGGTGGTtcagggtcaaatggaagggttacagGTCAGAAgagaacacatgggaaccctgGGATAACCTAAAAAATGCGGAAAAAATCTTAAAAAAGTACAAAGAggagatgaagaagaaggcccttagagggggggcagtgttgtag
- a CDS encoding NAD-dependent histone deacetylase SIR2, which yields MSKRVTGSCSSGLHWQRILHFGEDLLVMPMCGPRLLKHAIELNKPTMLLNLGPTRAHGVPEVDIVEAASSDVLRAATRTLAKDLKGEAGRVVNRLLESGVVTPPPDDMEDRAPRAAG from the exons ATGTCGAAGCGAGTGACAGGGTCTTGTTCATCGGGACTACATTGGCAACGTATTCTGCATTTCG GTGAAGACCTACTCGTTATGCCGATGTGTGGTCCCAGGTTACTCAAACATGCCATCGAACTGAATAAACCAACCATGTTACTCAACTTGGGACCAACTCGTGCTCATGGTGTGCCGGAAGTAGATATCGTTGAGGCTGCAAGTAGCGATGTGCTTCGCGCTGCAACTCGGACATTGGCAAAAGA CCTAAAGGGGGAAGCAGGGCGGGTGGTTAACAGGTTGTTGGAAAGTGGTGTGGTGACACCACCGCCAGACGACATGGAGGACAGAGCGCCTCGCGCAGCGGGATAG